AGTATTAAATGGTTGTTTCTTTTTCCATCTTTgcccatatttattgtgttgacttCTTATTGTAGTATTAGCTAGTGGTATATtggaataataaatatgagagggTAAAGATGGAAGATGGTTGATAAACATGCATTGAAAAGAGAGAagctcaactattttgggacaaatttttttcccaaaaggctcatctaatttgggatggagggagtattagttatCAATTTCAGTTTAAcatatgatataaattttattagagaaaatatattagataaaataatatttaacaatATACCACGTTGTGCTAATgcaaaaattatgaattatggAACGATGGTAAATGAGAAGTCgtaatatatgtgtgtatatgtatgtataattattataaaattaatattatcttcTTTAATGAAATAGGAAtgatttagaaaaaattattcgtttgaattttataagCTTTCATGCTTGAATCGCTAACTTCATGTATTTACAATTTCgattttctcataaataaattattgtgCATGAGTGCGAGTTGTTGAAAATGACAAAAATACAGAGAAAAGTAAAATTCATGGGACTTAAAAGAAAGATCCATTAGCTTCTTTTCTCTGCATTTTAATGTTGTAACAATGTTTTAATCATGCAATAAATATGGTCCCCTAACTGGATAAACAAGCCACCATTAAGGGATTATAGGCTAATCAGAAACTCAAAAATTGGTATTTGAAACATATTTTGCCCCAGCAGCCCAATTCGCTGGAACTGCGTTAACAACTTCAATAGATTTTCCGGATGAGGTAGTAATTCTGAAGGAAAGTGGGCCTTGAGTTGAAGGGTTGATGTTAGCACTCCATGTTGCACCCCAGGATTGTTGCATTGGAATCCAGTCAGAGTTTGCAGGTTTGAGCTGCATAGAGCCAATGTCACCGTCtccattgatgctttcaattgCACAAGCAAAATAGTTTGGATTGATATGTTGGTCGATTTTGAACGCAATGTTTGCACCTTGATAGTTGCATGGCACCCTGGAAATTAAACACAGTAAAAGATCAGAAAACCTGATGAAACAGGTACAAATTGATGGAAATTGTACTTTTTAGTACCTTCTGAATTGGATATCAACTTGCCCTAGTTGGCGGAGATTATTTTCCTGTCCAGGTTTAGCCATTGCCCCGAAAGCATGGCCACTCAAGTCGAAATGGAATGGGACATTGTTACAGGCTCCAGGACATTCATCTGTGATGGTCACAGTGATTGGGTGGCCCGAGCATTGTTCAGCTGAACATTGCACCTGAAAACACTGACCACAGCCATGTCCTTTGAGGAAGATCTTGGCATTTCCGGCAGATATCATGCTTGAGAATGGAGGTTGTGCGACATCTGTGTCAAATCCGCAGGCTCCTCCTATATTCAtatcataattaataaataatcgtggcaaaaaaaaataaaaatcaagggGCCTCACAAATATGTCgatgtttaaaaatatagttatattacaaaattattgaaattgaGTTTATTACCACTTCCAGGACCATCAGGGGGTCCATACCATGTAGCCAGAGCAGGTGTAAACCCCTGCCCAAAGCTCAGGGAAATCTGCATAAAAATTACTGATAAATTGATCACTAGAATAGAAATAGGTATATCATTTTTAAGATTAAGGGCCATTGTTTTATGTATCCACTTAATTTATTACTACGCTTGAGTTGCGAAATGAGTAAGAACAGCCAAACTCAAGTGGAGCGATGAATCGGAAATGTGATATTGGATGATGAACTTTGCATGcaaatatgaatgatatatatagagTTCATTTCGTTAAAAAGTAAATGCATACAGTTACCACTTTTTAGGATCATGCTAGTTGTATTAATTAGAAGTAGTTTGCTTGCTATGAATCTGGATTTTGGTAGGGGATAAGTGGTTACAATGAATGCGGTATATATAGGAGAGATTTACCGTAATTAATGAAGggattttttgtttatatatgtacCTCGGATAAAGcctggatcggatatccgatctgATTCAATCTGatccgtggttaaataaatggatacaacacttattaaaaaaatccgatccgttAATAATTTGATCCGATAATAATCTGGTAGGATGGATATTGATATGAtcaaatccgatctgttaaTGATCCGGTCCGATCCACgcttaactatattttatattgtattgttttatattatattatatatattatattaatatatcacatacaaaaaaaattctaaaaatacaaGACAAAACCCTAGCTAAGTATAATGttaaacaatttatttattatttttctatttacttaACACATACTATGGGGAAGGTTTTATGAGAATATCCAACAAAGTTTTTCAGTTGCATCTTTGTTACTAACAAGAAACTATAGACTTTATTTTACTGATTTATTAGTTCATTTTTGTACTTGTTAAgttaaaattcatgaattaatatagttaaaaaatatgACTTCGTTTCTTTATGGAAGGTTAATACATTGTTCACGgtgcaaaaatatatttcataaattttagtggatcggatctccgatccgattatccaCGATCCAAGTGGACTGGACATGGATTGACTTGTAGAATATCCGACTAATTAATGATCTGATCTGAATCCGATTAAATTAAATGGATAAAGATATGGATTTAACaagatccgatccaaatccgatccgtttacGGACCTATCACGGATAGAATAGTATGAACGGTAATTAAATTTCAAAGATGAGTGCATCAAGTactataattgaaatttttaatttaaaaatgatgcaaaattattaataaaaagttaTAAATGTTAATCTCCAACCATATATACATTTCTCTTTATAACATTTGTTGAAAGTAGAGAACTTATCTAAACACCAGACTTTTTCATGTGTATTGAACtcgaattttaatagattttatattatttaagaattttaataaattgtatcagattattattttatgctGATTCtagataaaatgtcgcagagttgattaGAGTCTTTAAGATTTAGACACAATGTTTCAAACTCTCataattttggtgggatttaaaatattttaaattacaccaaaacatcccacaaaatccatcatttcatgaagttcgaaataatatatcaaaatttgtataccacaagattttaatggattttaaataatcccaattaaatatcattggatttttaagtataatttaaaatcttgattgaatatcacaagattttataaaaataatttaataaataaaaaataaggttTCATCATTTTTATCCTAAAAAATCaatgaaaattaatcataatatctCAATTCGTTCTACTGTACAATCATATTTTCCTAAAGTGAGTCTGCAGTAGAACCAAATGGTTTTCCATTGCACTATGTACAAGATGAATCTCCATGGAATAATGGTGTGAGTGTAGACACGCACACCATTTTTTCATGgagataatatatgtatataggatCCTACTCTACTACAAaccaaattaaaatacaaacctTGTTAAACAGTGAATAACTTCTTtagttaataaataaaatacaggtttatattcattaaatataaacCTTTAACAATAAAGGCTGTAAACCAATATAAATAACAGCCACCAATATAAGTGGTGGTATAGGTATAAGTttactatatttatattcaaccCAACAATATAAATAGGattgtataatttgtaatcaatTAAGTAGAAGAGTTATATCTTTTATAAACACATTTTATTCTCTTTTATCTTCTCTGCACTATCAGCACAATTATCTGAAATATCTAGCTaacatttggtatcagagctctaaGTTCAAAAGGGCCAATATCTTATTTccacagaaaaataaaataatggcgTATTCTGGTTCAAATCAGCAACAAATCATTCCCATTTTTAATGGAGAAAACTATAAATTCTGGAACATTAAAATGAAGGTTGTTCTCCAAGCAACCCAACACTTATGGAATGTCGTGGAAAATGGCATACCTAAAGCTGGGGAGACTGCCACCACATCTACAGCAACATCAACACAGATTGATTGGCCACAAAGAGATGCAGAAGCACTAGCCAAAATTCATCTTGCAGTCACCGATACAATATTTCCAAGAATCATGAATGCAACTTCAGCAAAACAAGCACGGGACATCTTGAAAGCTGAATTTGAAGGAAACGAGAAAACGACAAAAATAAGGCTTCAGAATTTGAGACGAGAATTTGAGAACTTGAAAATGAAAGAAGGAGAAACAATCAAAGATTACTCTTCCAGAGTAATTAAGCTGGTTAATGAACTGAAGTCAAATGGAGAAAGTATATCTGACCAACGGGTTATAGAAAAAATGTTGGTTAGTTTATCTGAAAAATTTGATACAGTTGTAACTGTGATAGAAGAATCGAAAGATCTCACACAGTTAAGTATCTCCGAGTTGATAGTATCCCTACAAATTCATGAAGACagaatgtctcgaagaaatGAAGTATCTGGAGAAGGAGCTTTCCAATCTAAGCATAAAATATCTCCTTTTAAACGGAATAATAAAGGATGCACATCAAATCAATGTAGTCCTATCTATACCAAAAATGCTGAGAAAAAGAGTAAATTTCCTCCATGTTCTATATGCAAGAAGACAAACCATGCAGAAAAGAATTGCTGGCACAAAGGAAAACGCCAGTGCAATTATTGCAAAAAATTCAATCATCATGAAAATGAGTGTAGACTTAAAAACCAACAAGCAGGAAGATCCGAAACAATTGATGATGAAAATCATCTATTCTATGCTTGTCAGAATGGAAATAGTCAGAAGGATGCTTGGCTCATTGACAGTGGTTGCACAAACCATATGACCAAACATTCACATGTTTTCACCAAAATAGACTCATCTATTAAGATACCGGTAATAATGGGCAATGGAGAAATGGTGAAGTCTGAAGGTAAAGGTACTGTTGCCGTGAAAACAAAGAAAAGAACATATCAAATTAATGATGTTCTTTATgttccaaatttggatcaaaatttaCTTAGTGtccactactagaaaaagtggatTTAACATCACTCATTTAACATCGGTTGCAAAAGCCACCGATGTTAAATACTTTTATtacatcataaatattagaaacgATGTTAAACAGAATTAACGACATCGGTTACCAAAATGACCGTTGTctaaactaaattttaaaaacaaaaaaaacacgcGCTGCTAATATCTCTACTTCTTTTAACAAAACATCTCCCCCGCCTTTAACATATTTTCATTCCCCCCCAATTTTAACACTGTCTCCTCCCTCTCGACActccctctcctctctctcgACACTCCCTCTGTCTCACTCTCGACATTCACTCTCTCTCACTATCTACAATCTCTTTGCTACCATATCCCCAAATATACCTCTAATCTTAGAACCCTAACTTATCTCACCCAATTCTCAACCACCCAAACCCGATTCCAAATTACCCGAACCCTAGGTCAAATTTTTTTGCTCGATTCGTACTTTGTATGCGTGTTGTAGCTGCAGTGGAAGCATAAATCAGTCGGTTCTCTCCCAGATTAGTAAGATTTAACCTAGTGTTAGTTGATTCGTACTTTATATGCTTGTTTTgtctttcaaattttaatagctCTGTGCTATTTTAACAGATTGAATCAAGGAGCTTTGTGTTCTTGCGGATTTATTGTAAGTGAGTAGTTTTATATAAATGCATGTTAGTGTTTGTGTTCCTATAGCTCTGTGTTCTTGCCAATGTTAGGTATTGTCTGCTTTAACATGTAgtttacattttaatttttgaaaaatgttgGTGTTTGACGGATTCTTGTAAGTGGGTCAGTATAAATATGATATGTATGATGTTAGTTTTGCAGTTTGGGTGTTAGAAAAATGAACTAGTTGTATGATAATGGCTAATGCTTGATTTATCTTTGTTTTAGAAAGTGTTTTTGCTCTGTGTTTGATGGGTTGTTGTAAGTGGGtctaaataaatatgataaGTAATGCTTCAGTTGTATTAATTAGGAAATTTGTAATAAATCTGTTTCTAATATGTTATATGACAATCAGGTAGGTTGATTTACGAAATATGGACAAGTCTTGGATTTCAAAAGATAGGGATTCTTTAGAATATGAAGTGGGGGTTGAATCTTTCTTGATATTTGCTGAAGAAAATGCTAAGAATCGTAATAAAATCCCTTGCCCCTGTGCACGTTGTGGGAATTTTAAGAAGCATTCTGTTAAAATAATTAGAGgtcatttatatgaaaaaggaTTTAGTTTGGGGTATGTTGATTGGATATGGCACGGAGAAAAGTGTCCAACTAGCGAGTCAGCACCAAAGTCTTCTTTTGGTAGTAATTCAGTCGAAATTCCTACATCCGAAAATGTTGACATATGTGAAGCAGCGTATGAGAGgagtgaatatattgatgattCGGGTGAGTTTAGTAGGTTTGTCGCTGATGCAGAACAACCGTTATACGAGGGTAGCGACAACAGCAAATTAGAGTCGATGTTGAAATTACATAATTGGAAATCTAGGTTTGGCATAAGCGATAGTGCCTTCACCGATCTTCTTTCTTCTGTAGGGTCTTTACTGCCTAAAGACCATGTGTTACCCGAGAATGCGTATGAAGCAAAAAAAACCCTAACTGATTTAGGACTTGAGTATATTAAGTTTCACGCGTGTCCAAATGATTGTATACTGTACAGGGGTTTAAATATTGATGCGTCAGAGTGCCCCAAGTGCCATCTGTCTCGTTGGAAGGTTGGAAAGGACGGTAAACCTAGGATTAATGTTCCAGCCAATGTAATGTGGTATTTTCCGATAATTCCTCGATTTAAACGGATGTTTAAATCTCCTGCCACAGCTGAACTTATGAGTTGGCATTCGAACAAGCGAATTCAAGATGGCCAAATGCGTCATCCAGCCGACTCTCCTTCTTGGAGGAATATTGACTATAGGTGGCCTGAATTTGGTAGTGAGTCGAGAAACATTCGCTTAGCATTAGCTGCTGATGGAATAAACCCGCACAACAATGGCCTTACCAATAGGTACACTTGCTGGCCAGTAGTTTTGGTAACTTATAACCTTCCTCCATGGTTATGCatgaagaggaagtttatgATGCTAACTATACTAGTTTCAGGTCCACATGAACCGGGTAATAACATTGACGTGTATTTGCAACCAATGATTGACGATCTGAAAAAGCTTTGGGAAGAAGGTGAACGGAATGTATACGATGCGTATACAAAGTCTTATTTCACATTAAGAGCTGTTTTAATGTGGACCATAAACGACTTTCCAGCGTATGGGAATTTATCGGGCTGTGTGAATAAAGGTTATATGGCGTGTCCAATTTGTGGAGATGACACAGTAgctaaacatttaaaatatagcAGAAAACTGTGTTACCAAGGACATCGAAGATATTTGGCACCGCATCATCCCTATAGGAGGAGTAAGGCAGCTTTTAATGGAGAACAAGACTTTGGATGCGCACGTCAACCCCAATCTGGTGAAGAAGTGCTAAGGCTGCAGGAGCAGATTGAATTTACATTTGGGAAGGAGGTGAAAAAAGCAAAAAAAGTGGATTGTCCatggaagaagaagtcaattttCTTCGAGTTGGAGTATTGGAAATTTCATCACGTACGTCATTGTCTCGATGTTATGCACATTGAGAAAAATGTGTGTGATAATTTAATCGGGACATTGTTGAATCTTCCATTCAAGAGTAAAGATAGCGTGGACTCTCGTCGTGATATGATTGAAATGGGTGTGAGGCCTGACCTGGCTCCAGAAGTAGGAGAAAAGCGAACCTACCTCCCCCCTGCCCCTTATACTTTGTCAAGAGCAGAAAAAAGAACGATGTTAGGGTCATTATCGCATATGAAACTTCCTTATGGCCATTCATCGAACATAAAAAATTGTGTTTCCATGTCTGATTTAAAGATTTATGGGTTGAAATCCCATGATTGTCACACCCTTCTCCAGCAGCTTCTCCCGATTTCAATTCGTTCGATTCTTCCAAAAAATGTTCGGGTCAGCATAATCAGACTTTGTTTCTTCTTCAACAGTTTATGTAATAAAGTTGTTGATATATCCAAACTCGATAAGCTACAGTCAGATTTGGTGTTGACTTTGTGTGAGTTAGAAAAAATCTTCCCGCCTTCATTTTTTGATGTAATGATACACTTAACGGTCCACTTGGTTAGAGAATTACGCTTATGTGGACCTGTATTCTATAGATGGATGTTCCCGTTTGAAAGGTTCAACAAAGTGTTAAAGAGTTATGTTCGGAACCGTTACTATCCAGAGGGGTGTATAGCAGAAAGCTACCTAGGAGAAGAGTCGGTTGAGTTTTGCTCAGAATTTGTTAGGCAAAGCTTCATGACTGCTGGTCTTCCAAAGGATAAGGGCAAACTTTCTGGGCCATTATCGGGTGTAATGGTAAAGTCTGTGGATGAGAAAGAAAGAGACGAGGCACATTTACATGTCCTGCAGAACAACTCTGAAGTGTATCCTTATATCATGTAAGCTTATCTTTTTTCTGTTGTCAATTCAAGTCTTGATAAACAATTTTTTCGATTACATAACATATGCATTATCTCAGGAAGCATAAGGAGTTACTAGAACAGCAATACCAAGGCAAAAAAAAGAGTGTTCAATGGCTAATTGGAGAGCACAACCGTTTATTTGCTAATTGGTTTCAGAAAAGGGTTAGTTTCCCTTTTACTTATTTTGCTGCATCGTTAGATATACGTGTCTAGTTATTGATTGGTTTTAAAATATGCGCGCAGGTTAGTACTGAAATGgtagagaatcctgaaaatatttCCGAAACGATTAGATGGTTGGCAGGCAAACCATCGTTTTCGGTTTTAAGCTATGATGGTTATTTGATTGATGGGGTACGATACTTCACAAAGGAACGTGATGATGCAAGAGTTGTTCAGAATAGCGGGGTTTCTTTAGTTGCCAGTACAGTACAAGTGTCCAGTGCTAAGGACATGAATCCCGTGGAGTGTGATATGACATTCTACGGGATGATCGAAGAGATTTGGGAATTAGATTACTATGCTTTTAAAGCTCCACTTTTCTTATGTAAATGGGCAGACAGTGAGAGAGGTATCAAAGTTGATGATTTAGGCTTCACTCTTGTAGATTTCAGTCGGCTTGGTCACAAGAACGATAAGTATGTGTCTGTTGACCACGTGAAACAAGTCTTCTATATTGAAGACCCTGTCGATGCTAGGTGGTCTGTTGCATTGAACTCTACAAAGGCAGACTATCAAGAGTTGTACAATGATGATGATTTGGGAGACACGACTCTTGAAAATCCTCCATTCTGCATAGATATTCCTATGTGTGATCATGACGAAGAACCTGCCGAGCCTAGTGTTAGCAATAAAAGGCAAAATGTTGAGGGgatttggattaaaaaatgatgatatatattaatttagaacTAATTTGCATTCCCATTTTGTGATTTGTTTTAATCTGGATGCTTCTTCATTGTAAttgtaatttgaattttgtttttccCATTTTGTGATTTGTTTTAATCTGCATTCCTAGTTAATATTGTAGCTTCTTCATTTAATTGTAATTTGAATTTGCTTCTTCATTGTAATCCTAATTGTAATTGTAATTGCAACTTATAATTGTATACATGTGCTAATGTGTATATTACAGATTCAAGAATGACAATGaagaagcaaaaagttgttaaaGCGTCTAAAAAGGATAAAAACAATGGTGAAGTGGAGAAGCAATTGTTAGGTGCAAATGAGGTGCCAGAATTTGAAGCTTCAGACCATCAAGATAAAGTGTTGAAAGCTGCAGACTCTCAAGGTACAGAGCCTAAAAGTGCAGAGGTTCCAGAGGGGACGGTTACTAGTACTGAAACAGCAAAATTAAGGACGTCCGGAGGTAAGCGTAGCATATGTGCTATGCACAAAGTTGTTGTTAAAAAGGCCCaagggaaaaaaattaaaattagatacaatgAGCGCGGGGATCCAGTTGGAGAAACTAGGCACACCTTGCAGTCCTACATAGGTATGTTGGGTAGGACTATGGTGCCAATTGACATCCCTAGCTGGCCAAAAGTAGATGCAGAAATGAAAGAGAGGTTATGGAATGATGTTCAGGTAAATTATATCTACCGCTAAATATTACCTTCtttatctcatttttatttcttttgaattttataGTAGTTGCCTATCTGTTGCAGGCAGCCTTTAAAGTGGCACCAGAAAGTCGATCTTTAGTGCTGAAGTCTGCAGGGGCAAAATGGAGACAGTTCAAGGCTACATTAACTGCTAACCATGTGATGCCATATGTTG
This genomic window from Daucus carota subsp. sativus chromosome 7, DH1 v3.0, whole genome shotgun sequence contains:
- the LOC108194413 gene encoding expansin-B18-like, translated to MALNLKNDIPISILVINLSVIFMQISLSFGQGFTPALATWYGPPDGPGSGGACGFDTDVAQPPFSSMISAGNAKIFLKGHGCGQCFQVQCSAEQCSGHPITVTITDECPGACNNVPFHFDLSGHAFGAMAKPGQENNLRQLGQVDIQFRRVPCNYQGANIAFKIDQHINPNYFACAIESINGDGDIGSMQLKPANSDWIPMQQSWGATWSANINPSTQGPLSFRITTSSGKSIEVVNAVPANWAAGAKYVSNTNF
- the LOC108194415 gene encoding uncharacterized protein LOC108194415 — translated: MDKSWISKDRDSLEYEVGVESFLIFAEENAKNRNKIPCPCARCGNFKKHSVKIIRGHLYEKGFSLGYVDWIWHGEKCPTSESAPKSSFGSNSVEIPTSENVDICEAAYERSEYIDDSGEFSRFVADAEQPLYEGSDNSKLESMLKLHNWKSRFGISDSAFTDLLSSVGSLLPKDHVLPENAYEAKKTLTDLGLEYIKFHACPNDCILYRGLNIDASECPKCHLSRWKVGKDGKPRINVPANVMWYFPIIPRFKRMFKSPATAELMSWHSNKRIQDGQMRHPADSPSWRNIDYRWPEFGSESRNIRLALAADGINPHNNGLTNRYTCWPVVLVTYNLPPWLCMKRKFMMLTILVSGPHEPGNNIDVYLQPMIDDLKKLWEEGERNVYDAYTKSYFTLRAVLMWTINDFPAYGNLSGCVNKGYMACPICGDDTVAKHLKYSRKLCYQGHRRYLAPHHPYRRSKAAFNGEQDFGCARQPQSGEEVLRLQEQIEFTFGKEVKKAKKVDCPWKKKSIFFELEYWKFHHVRHCLDVMHIEKNVCDNLIGTLLNLPFKSKDSVDSRRDMIEMGVRPDLAPEVGEKRTYLPPAPYTLSRAEKRTMLGSLSHMKLPYGHSSNIKNCVSMSDLKIYGLKSHDCHTLLQQLLPISIRSILPKNVRVSIIRLCFFFNSLCNKVVDISKLDKLQSDLVLTLCELEKIFPPSFFDVMIHLTVHLVRELRLCGPVFYRWMFPFERFNKVLKSYVRNRYYPEGCIAESYLGEESVEFCSEFVRQSFMTAGLPKDKGKLSGPLSGVMVKSVDEKERDEAHLHVLQNNSEVYPYIMKHKELLEQQYQGKKKSVQWLIGEHNRLFANWFQKRVSTEMVENPENISETIRWLAGKPSFSVLSYDGYLIDGVRYFTKERDDARVVQNSGVSLVASTVQVSSAKDMNPVECDMTFYGMIEEIWELDYYAFKAPLFLCKWADSERGIKVDDLGFTLVDFSRLGHKNDKYVSVDHVKQVFYIEDPVDARWSVALNSTKADYQELYNDDDLGDTTLENPPFCIDIPMCDHDEEPAEPSVSNKRQNVEGIWIKK